A single Mangrovimonas sp. YM274 DNA region contains:
- a CDS encoding alpha-amylase family glycosyl hydrolase — protein sequence MKHTLLSLLFFSLYAVSLGQTQNDVSFNISPSPFEETDEITITVSNLDASIWGSTNGADLYLWTWYFDTNGNQAGDSPTNGDWGNSNEAQKFTNNGDGTYSFTMTPTELYQDTGIGQIGMLVKSDDGSQQSQDTLFYVGAVTVVFNSPNSDPVIVESGGNLSISAYMQSGGSLQVGNFEVLYNGNSVATGQGFPTYGTTLTNLTESGTITVIGTPSGSSESGESSFEVIIASSVVEALPEGMENGINYDSEDATKATLVLDAPNKDFVYVAGSFNDWNPYSGTYLMKKDASSSKFWIELNGLTSGEIYTYQYWTYTNSPAANSPSEVKTADPFSTLVLSPGDDPYIPEDTYPNLPDYPAGQNHEVTVLQTAQPAYDWQVTNFTKPKKEDLVIYEVLIRDFDSDRNFQDIIDKIDYFKDLNVNAIQLMPVMEFEGNESWGYNTSFHMALDKFYGTEAKLKELIDTCHQNGIAVILDIALNHAFGRNPMVRMWSDNSGNINSDNPYFNQTPAHSYNVGSDFNHQQVRTQYYSERVVEHWIEEFKIDGIRWDLTKGFTQNCANNEGCTNDYNADRVALLKEYADFSWDLDANHYVIFEHLGTDWDANNDGQTSLDEEIEWANYRIDEGKGIMLWGNLNYQYNELTMGYTANITSMEHTSRGFDQPRLVGYAESHDEERLMFKNLQYGNSNGSYDVTELNTALGRMSALGAVSLTIPGPKMIWHFGELGMENSIFTCNDGTVNLPDNDSDGAGDCKLDTKPQPQWANNWPDDTNRSQIYEDWARINALKIQEDVFEGDYTIESGNLTPKIYIWDDALPSTELKNVVILANFDVVAQNIVPNFPYTGTWYDLMDNTGNTSMEVSSTTATINMAPGTFKIYGNLAATLSIEDHVLSQGIKVYPNPTNNSFQINKATTQVAIYDITGKLVKSFSGDFQQGHGFDISNLMPSIYMVKLKNEEGQTATSKLIKL from the coding sequence ATGAAACATACATTACTTTCTTTATTGTTTTTTTCATTGTATGCGGTTTCACTTGGGCAAACACAAAATGACGTAAGCTTTAACATAAGCCCTTCCCCATTTGAAGAAACCGATGAAATCACCATAACAGTCTCCAACTTGGATGCCTCTATATGGGGTAGCACCAATGGAGCAGACCTATACCTTTGGACCTGGTATTTCGACACCAATGGCAATCAAGCCGGAGATTCCCCGACCAATGGCGATTGGGGCAATTCCAACGAAGCGCAAAAATTCACCAACAATGGTGATGGCACCTACTCCTTCACTATGACTCCTACCGAGCTGTATCAAGATACGGGCATTGGTCAAATAGGAATGCTGGTTAAAAGCGACGATGGTAGCCAACAATCTCAAGATACATTATTCTATGTAGGTGCCGTGACAGTAGTTTTTAACAGTCCAAATTCAGATCCTGTTATTGTGGAATCTGGAGGCAACCTCTCCATAAGCGCTTATATGCAATCTGGAGGAAGCTTACAAGTAGGAAATTTTGAAGTCCTTTACAACGGTAATTCTGTAGCTACAGGTCAGGGGTTCCCAACTTACGGCACTACTTTGACCAATCTAACAGAATCTGGAACAATAACAGTTATCGGCACACCTTCAGGTTCTTCAGAATCCGGAGAATCCTCCTTTGAAGTCATTATAGCCAGCTCAGTAGTGGAAGCCCTTCCAGAAGGCATGGAAAACGGCATCAATTACGATTCCGAAGACGCCACCAAAGCAACCTTGGTTTTAGATGCCCCCAACAAAGATTTTGTATATGTAGCAGGTAGCTTTAATGATTGGAATCCCTATTCAGGCACCTATTTAATGAAGAAGGACGCATCCTCTTCCAAATTTTGGATAGAACTGAATGGTCTAACTTCTGGCGAAATTTATACATATCAATACTGGACCTACACCAATTCACCAGCAGCCAATTCACCAAGTGAAGTAAAAACAGCCGATCCATTTTCAACCTTGGTATTATCTCCTGGGGATGATCCGTATATTCCAGAAGACACCTACCCTAACCTTCCTGACTATCCAGCAGGGCAAAACCATGAAGTAACGGTTTTGCAAACAGCCCAACCAGCCTATGATTGGCAGGTGACCAACTTCACAAAACCCAAAAAGGAAGATTTGGTAATTTACGAAGTGCTGATTCGTGATTTTGACAGCGACAGAAACTTTCAGGATATTATTGACAAGATTGACTATTTCAAAGATTTAAACGTAAATGCCATTCAGCTAATGCCTGTGATGGAATTTGAAGGCAACGAAAGCTGGGGATACAACACGTCCTTCCATATGGCTTTGGATAAGTTTTATGGTACTGAAGCTAAATTAAAAGAACTCATCGATACCTGTCACCAAAATGGTATTGCCGTAATTTTGGACATCGCATTAAACCATGCCTTTGGAAGAAATCCAATGGTGCGTATGTGGTCAGACAATTCAGGGAATATCAATAGCGACAACCCTTATTTCAACCAAACGCCTGCGCATTCTTATAATGTGGGATCAGATTTTAATCATCAGCAGGTACGTACACAATACTACTCAGAACGTGTTGTGGAACATTGGATTGAAGAATTCAAAATTGACGGAATTAGATGGGACCTGACCAAAGGATTCACTCAAAATTGCGCCAACAACGAAGGTTGTACCAACGACTATAATGCCGATCGTGTTGCTCTACTTAAAGAGTATGCCGATTTCAGTTGGGACTTGGACGCCAATCATTATGTCATCTTTGAACACCTAGGAACCGATTGGGATGCCAACAACGATGGACAGACTTCATTGGATGAAGAAATAGAATGGGCCAACTACCGCATCGATGAAGGAAAAGGCATCATGTTATGGGGTAATTTGAATTACCAATACAACGAATTAACCATGGGATACACAGCCAACATTACCTCTATGGAACATACTTCCAGAGGCTTTGACCAACCTAGATTGGTAGGCTATGCCGAAAGCCATGATGAAGAACGTTTGATGTTTAAAAACCTTCAATACGGAAACTCCAATGGCAGCTATGATGTTACCGAGCTTAACACAGCCCTAGGGCGTATGTCGGCTCTTGGAGCCGTAAGTTTAACCATCCCGGGACCTAAAATGATCTGGCACTTTGGTGAATTGGGTATGGAAAATTCAATCTTCACTTGCAACGATGGCACTGTTAACTTACCGGATAATGATAGTGATGGTGCAGGTGATTGTAAATTGGACACCAAACCGCAACCACAATGGGCCAACAACTGGCCAGATGATACTAACCGAAGCCAAATTTATGAGGATTGGGCACGAATCAATGCTTTGAAAATCCAAGAAGACGTATTTGAAGGCGACTACACCATTGAGTCTGGAAACTTGACACCCAAAATTTACATTTGGGATGACGCCCTTCCTTCTACTGAATTGAAGAATGTGGTCATCTTGGCCAATTTTGATGTGGTAGCACAAAACATAGTGCCTAACTTCCCTTATACAGGAACTTGGTATGACTTGATGGACAATACCGGAAATACAAGCATGGAAGTTAGCAGTACAACAGCAACCATTAATATGGCACCTGGCACCTTTAAAATCTACGGAAACTTGGCCGCAACCTTGAGTATTGAAGATCATGTTTTATCTCAAGGAATTAAGGTATACCCTAACCCAACCAACAACAGTTTCCAAATTAATAAAGCCACCACCCAGGTTGCGATTTATGATATCACAGGGAAATTGGTAAAATCATTTTCAGGCGACTTCCAACAAGGCCATGGATTTGATATTTCAAACCTGATGCCAAGTATTTATATGGTAAAACTAAAAAATGAAGAAGGGCAAACAGCGACTTCTAAATTGATAAAACTATAA
- a CDS encoding SusE domain-containing protein produces the protein MKHLLKIFSAFALLLVAVNCNNSDDFTFIDPAESFKIVSPNENAALLLDGANTQNVALTLVWQDNISGADNYTVEMAADEEFTAPIVLGSSTSLSFSMTVGELNAVLLDNNIQAFEESDVFFRILGGDDISEVLKMKLSSYPENNPVITSPDSSFEIVLTDISEDELATTIEWNDPDFSENPTATINYYVEGAIAGTDFATVETLGTTEDTMLEMTYGELNDVALNLGIEPETAGSIDIRIRSVIETAAGDLERISNVITITVTPYETALLPVIYAVGAGIPTAGWVWDSPAEFPLQGSVYSGNVMLSPENDGNFRFFGQQDWGPVSFNYPWYESRGFTIDENLVNANDGDSNFQFIGTEGEYFLEIDMENKTITLGPPVVGPNCEYDQLWLVGAGITNAGWNWDSPVELPCTGNGVYSGNVDFSNDSFRFFAQQDWNPISFNYPYYEGAGYTIDSNFANANDGDSNFSFTGTPGEYYLSVDTINKTITLGDPQIECEYETLWIVGAGVNGWNWDSPVEFPCTGAGVYSAEVTFTNEAFRFFAQQDWGPVSFNYPHYESEGYTIDSNFENANDGDSNFSFVGTPGTYILTMDTVNKTITLQ, from the coding sequence ATGAAACATTTATTAAAAATATTTTCTGCTTTTGCACTACTGCTTGTAGCTGTAAATTGTAACAATTCCGATGATTTCACCTTCATCGACCCCGCCGAAAGTTTCAAGATTGTTTCTCCAAACGAAAATGCAGCCTTGTTATTGGATGGTGCCAACACCCAAAATGTGGCGCTTACTCTGGTTTGGCAGGACAACATTTCTGGAGCCGACAATTACACAGTTGAAATGGCTGCCGATGAAGAATTTACAGCGCCTATTGTTTTAGGATCCTCTACCTCCCTTTCATTTTCAATGACCGTAGGAGAACTTAACGCTGTTTTATTGGATAATAATATTCAAGCTTTTGAAGAATCTGATGTGTTTTTTAGAATCCTAGGAGGAGATGATATTTCAGAAGTGCTAAAAATGAAACTTAGCTCTTACCCTGAAAACAATCCTGTAATTACAAGCCCCGATAGCTCTTTTGAAATCGTCCTTACAGATATTTCCGAAGACGAGCTTGCAACAACCATTGAATGGAATGATCCTGATTTTTCAGAGAATCCTACAGCTACCATCAACTACTATGTTGAAGGCGCCATTGCAGGAACCGATTTCGCTACTGTTGAAACCTTAGGAACTACAGAGGATACTATGTTGGAAATGACCTATGGTGAATTGAACGACGTTGCCCTTAACTTGGGAATTGAACCAGAAACTGCTGGATCAATAGATATTAGAATCCGTTCGGTGATTGAAACTGCAGCAGGCGATTTAGAGCGTATATCAAATGTTATTACCATTACGGTTACACCATATGAAACTGCACTTCTACCAGTTATCTATGCAGTTGGTGCTGGCATCCCTACAGCTGGTTGGGTATGGGATTCTCCTGCAGAATTCCCACTTCAGGGAAGTGTGTACTCCGGAAACGTCATGTTATCACCTGAGAACGATGGTAACTTTAGATTCTTTGGACAACAAGATTGGGGTCCAGTTAGCTTCAACTATCCGTGGTATGAGTCAAGAGGATTTACGATTGATGAAAACTTGGTTAACGCCAATGATGGTGACAGCAACTTCCAGTTTATTGGAACTGAGGGGGAGTATTTCCTGGAAATCGATATGGAAAACAAGACCATCACTTTAGGCCCTCCTGTTGTTGGCCCTAACTGTGAGTACGATCAATTATGGTTGGTAGGCGCTGGTATTACTAATGCGGGTTGGAATTGGGACTCTCCAGTGGAATTACCTTGTACTGGAAATGGAGTCTATTCTGGAAATGTTGACTTTAGCAATGACTCTTTTAGATTCTTTGCGCAACAAGATTGGAATCCGATTAGCTTTAATTACCCATATTACGAAGGAGCAGGGTATACCATCGACAGTAACTTTGCAAATGCCAATGATGGTGACAGTAACTTTAGCTTTACAGGAACGCCTGGAGAATATTACCTAAGCGTAGACACCATTAATAAAACCATCACATTGGGTGACCCTCAAATTGAGTGCGAATATGAAACCCTTTGGATTGTTGGTGCCGGAGTTAATGGCTGGAACTGGGACTCCCCAGTGGAATTCCCTTGTACAGGAGCTGGAGTATATTCTGCTGAAGTAACCTTTACAAACGAGGCCTTTAGATTCTTCGCACAACAAGATTGGGGTCCAGTTAGCTTTAATTACCCACATTACGAAAGTGAAGGCTATACTATCGATTCCAATTTTGAAAATGCCAATGACGGCGATAGTAATTTCAGTTTTGTAGGCACGCCTGGGACGTATATACTCACCATGGACACCGTCAACAAAACCATAACCCTTCAATAA
- a CDS encoding aldose 1-epimerase — protein MFTIEHISENATNVLEIRNAEKALLALVNLKTGGSLDVLQLEGTKIISNEGALPFASSVLFPFANRIAKGQYTFEGQTYQLKKGEVDPDNAIHGLIYDREFDIVNKEVTREKAMATLRYEQTTSQEGFPFLYAMELTYAVSNSELTLTVDVENIGTEAFPFTLGWHPYFESSNLGESQLLMDCQGKLKVDAFMIPVEKEALQLPSELQIGEQQFDDCFYLGATTVGFKTPDYHIAIATTSKENYLQVYTPPGRKAMAIEPQTGPANSFNSGMGLQTLQPQKRYNLSWTIQKIG, from the coding sequence ATGTTTACAATAGAGCATATAAGCGAGAACGCGACTAACGTTTTGGAAATTAGAAATGCCGAAAAAGCCTTGTTGGCATTGGTCAATTTGAAGACCGGTGGGAGTTTGGATGTGCTGCAATTGGAAGGTACAAAGATTATTTCCAACGAAGGCGCTTTGCCGTTTGCATCGTCCGTTTTGTTTCCTTTCGCCAATAGAATAGCCAAAGGGCAATACACTTTTGAGGGACAAACCTATCAATTGAAAAAAGGAGAGGTAGACCCTGATAATGCCATTCACGGCTTGATTTATGATAGAGAATTTGACATAGTAAATAAGGAAGTTACAAGAGAAAAAGCTATGGCAACTTTAAGGTATGAGCAAACTACGTCTCAAGAAGGATTTCCCTTTTTGTATGCCATGGAGCTAACATATGCAGTTAGCAATTCCGAATTGACATTGACTGTTGATGTAGAAAATATAGGCACTGAGGCCTTTCCATTTACCTTAGGTTGGCATCCTTATTTTGAGTCCAGTAATCTGGGAGAAAGTCAGCTTTTAATGGACTGCCAAGGAAAACTAAAAGTAGATGCGTTCATGATTCCTGTGGAAAAGGAAGCATTGCAATTACCTTCAGAATTACAAATAGGCGAGCAGCAGTTTGACGATTGCTTCTATTTGGGAGCTACCACTGTTGGCTTTAAAACACCGGATTATCATATTGCAATTGCAACCACTTCAAAAGAAAATTATTTGCAGGTATATACGCCTCCGGGAAGAAAAGCCATGGCCATAGAACCGCAAACAGGACCTGCCAATAGCTTTAACAGTGGGATGGGTTTACAGACTTTGCAACCTCAAAAACGATATAATTTAAGTTGGACTATACAAAAGATTGGATAG
- a CDS encoding RagB/SusD family nutrient uptake outer membrane protein, translating to MKNIFNKISYAFIALAMVSCHNDLDQSPIDPDSFTEEDVYANADEAKSALAKLYAGFAVTGQQGPAGNPDLDPNDIDEGFSQFTRTLFYLNELTTDHAVLGWGDAGVADMHGMYWTDSNDFTNAMYNRLGQEVSFCNSFIENAGQLSDAEVQTFIAEARFLRAYAYYNLMDLYGNVPIQTTVATTLPTQNSRQEVFNFIEAELLEVKDLLPASGANEYGRVDRVAAWALLSRLYLNAEVYINENRYNDCITYCNEVMNSSYSLNMSDGNGNGTAYDELFLADNDSNGAQNEFIFALNFDGVQTQTYGGTTFLVHAQIGGSMVPADYGVDSGWAGLRVTSSLVNNFEDGDMRAMFYTDGQSLEIEDISQFSNGYAVTKFKNIDTNGNPGVGSGQDLRTDNDLPLIRLAEIYLNYAEATLRGGNGDMATAVQKVNEIRTRAFGGNTGNITSSNLTLDFVLHERSRELYWELLRRTDLIRYNQFTTGSYLWPWKGDQPNGISVDSYRNLFPIPNNNLATNPNLTQNPGY from the coding sequence ATGAAAAATATCTTTAATAAAATATCATACGCTTTTATAGCCTTGGCAATGGTGAGCTGTCATAACGATTTGGATCAATCTCCAATAGACCCAGACAGTTTTACCGAAGAAGACGTATATGCCAATGCCGATGAAGCAAAAAGCGCCTTAGCAAAACTATATGCTGGTTTTGCAGTGACGGGACAACAAGGACCTGCGGGAAATCCAGATTTGGATCCAAATGACATCGACGAAGGGTTTTCGCAATTCACAAGAACCTTGTTCTACCTTAATGAATTAACTACAGACCATGCTGTATTAGGCTGGGGTGATGCTGGAGTTGCCGACATGCACGGCATGTATTGGACAGACAGTAACGACTTTACAAACGCCATGTACAACCGCTTGGGACAAGAAGTTTCCTTCTGTAATTCATTTATTGAAAATGCAGGACAATTATCCGATGCTGAAGTACAAACGTTTATCGCTGAAGCACGCTTCCTTAGAGCCTACGCTTACTACAACTTAATGGATTTATATGGAAACGTACCTATCCAAACTACTGTAGCGACTACATTACCAACTCAAAACTCACGTCAAGAAGTTTTCAATTTCATTGAAGCGGAGTTATTGGAAGTGAAAGACCTATTACCTGCCAGCGGTGCCAACGAATATGGCCGTGTAGATCGCGTAGCTGCTTGGGCTTTATTAAGCAGACTGTACCTTAATGCTGAAGTTTATATCAACGAAAACAGATATAATGACTGTATTACCTACTGTAATGAAGTTATGAATTCGTCTTACTCTCTTAACATGTCTGACGGGAACGGAAACGGAACAGCCTATGACGAATTGTTCTTGGCTGATAACGACAGTAATGGTGCCCAAAACGAGTTCATCTTCGCATTGAATTTTGACGGTGTACAAACCCAAACTTATGGGGGAACCACCTTTTTAGTACATGCACAAATTGGAGGCTCTATGGTTCCTGCCGATTATGGTGTAGACAGTGGTTGGGCTGGTTTAAGAGTAACTAGTAGCTTGGTGAACAATTTTGAAGATGGTGATATGAGAGCTATGTTCTATACCGATGGTCAGTCTTTGGAAATTGAGGATATCTCTCAATTCAGCAATGGGTATGCGGTGACCAAATTCAAAAATATCGACACCAACGGTAACCCAGGAGTTGGTTCTGGTCAAGATTTAAGAACAGACAATGATTTACCACTGATCCGTTTAGCAGAAATTTACCTTAACTATGCCGAAGCTACCTTAAGAGGCGGCAATGGCGATATGGCCACGGCGGTGCAAAAAGTCAATGAAATAAGAACAAGAGCTTTTGGTGGAAATACAGGAAACATAACTTCCAGCAATCTTACTTTGGACTTTGTTTTGCATGAAAGATCTAGAGAATTGTACTGGGAATTGTTAAGACGTACCGATTTAATTCGTTACAACCAGTTTACAACAGGAAGCTATTTATGGCCTTGGAAAGGAGATCAACCTAATGGAATTTCTGTAGACTCTTACAGAAACCTATTCCCTATTCCTAACAATAACTTAGCGACCAATCCTAACCTTACCCAAAACCCAGGATACTAA
- a CDS encoding UDP-glucose--hexose-1-phosphate uridylyltransferase codes for MNSDIHDYSHKRLNILTGEWVLVSPHRAKRPWQGQQEETTPDVRPSYDESCYLCAGNVRANGEVNPSYNDVFVFTNDFSALQSDSKEFTVNEGLLQAQSEQGICKVICFSPDHSKSLAQMSVEGIEKVVHTWQAEYASLGSEPNINYVQIFENKGAIMGCSNPHPHGQIWSQSSLPNEVAKKDARQLEYFKTNNRTLLSDYLKQELELKERIIFENKAFVVLIPFWAVWPYEAMILPKTPQKSIGDMAQEETLLFAEAISVLTKVYDKLFNCSFPYSSGIHQAPTNGEVNEHWHWHMSFYPPLLRSATVKKFMVGYEMFASPQRDITAESAAKTLRDLSVEL; via the coding sequence ATGAACTCAGATATACATGATTATTCGCATAAACGATTAAATATCCTAACAGGGGAATGGGTTTTGGTGTCTCCGCATCGTGCTAAAAGACCTTGGCAGGGCCAACAGGAAGAAACGACTCCAGATGTGCGTCCAAGCTATGACGAAAGTTGCTATTTGTGTGCTGGAAATGTTAGGGCCAATGGAGAAGTGAACCCTTCTTACAATGATGTTTTTGTCTTTACCAATGATTTTTCAGCCTTGCAAAGTGACTCCAAGGAATTTACTGTAAACGAAGGCTTGTTACAAGCGCAAAGTGAGCAGGGTATTTGTAAGGTGATTTGTTTCAGTCCAGATCACTCCAAAAGTTTGGCGCAAATGAGTGTGGAAGGAATTGAAAAAGTGGTGCATACTTGGCAAGCCGAATATGCGTCTTTGGGAAGTGAGCCGAATATCAACTACGTTCAGATTTTTGAGAACAAAGGAGCCATTATGGGCTGTAGCAATCCGCATCCTCATGGGCAGATTTGGAGCCAGTCTTCATTGCCTAACGAAGTGGCGAAAAAGGACGCGCGCCAATTGGAATATTTTAAGACTAATAACAGGACCTTGCTTTCAGATTACTTGAAGCAAGAATTGGAACTTAAAGAGCGGATCATTTTTGAAAATAAAGCCTTTGTGGTGTTGATTCCGTTTTGGGCAGTATGGCCTTATGAAGCGATGATTTTGCCAAAGACGCCGCAAAAGAGTATTGGTGATATGGCTCAGGAAGAAACCTTGTTATTTGCCGAAGCCATTTCGGTGTTGACCAAAGTTTATGATAAGTTGTTCAACTGTTCTTTCCCATATTCTAGTGGGATACACCAAGCGCCAACCAATGGCGAAGTAAATGAGCACTGGCATTGGCACATGAGTTTTTATCCGCCACTGTTACGTAGCGCTACCGTGAAGAAATTCATGGTGGGTTATGAAATGTTTGCAAGTCCACAGCGTGATATTACAGCCGAAAGTGCTGCAAAAACATTGAGAGACCTCTCAGTAGAACTATAA
- a CDS encoding SusE domain-containing protein has product MKQLINYCLIVATMFFVACSSDDGHDDFQITEGTFGDILTPNDGQSYTLNPFENQTNTAITITWENADYGVPTQISYIVEATQSGTDFEEPIVIGTTSSNVLSLDIATFNGYAVGAGLLPFTEGSLDIRVKSTIGNQSDMPLYSNAISVSVTPFTTALPKLAVPGNHQGWDPPTAPLLASSAFGETDYQGYVWLDGGYKFLAPDAAGAFQWGNTDWGDDGTSTGVLVADDETDCTATAGYYFVEANTGALTYATTATDWGIIGEATPTGWDSDTDLVYNSSTRTLEIDIDLEPGPFKFRANNEWTFELGSFNDDGFLQAGGDLTFDGPAGNYHVVLDLSNPREYTYSLTQN; this is encoded by the coding sequence ATGAAACAGCTTATAAATTATTGTTTAATCGTGGCTACCATGTTTTTCGTTGCTTGTAGCAGTGATGACGGCCACGACGACTTCCAAATTACCGAAGGGACATTTGGAGACATTTTAACACCCAACGATGGGCAGTCCTATACCTTAAACCCTTTTGAAAATCAAACCAACACGGCCATTACGATTACTTGGGAAAATGCCGATTATGGTGTACCAACCCAAATAAGTTATATCGTAGAAGCAACCCAAAGTGGTACCGATTTTGAAGAACCTATTGTAATAGGAACTACCAGTTCTAACGTGTTGTCTTTAGACATTGCAACATTTAATGGATATGCGGTGGGAGCTGGACTGCTTCCTTTTACCGAAGGAAGTTTGGACATTAGAGTAAAATCAACTATTGGTAACCAAAGTGACATGCCACTTTACTCCAATGCCATTTCAGTATCCGTAACACCTTTTACTACGGCATTACCTAAATTGGCTGTTCCTGGAAACCATCAAGGATGGGATCCTCCAACAGCACCACTTTTAGCATCTTCTGCTTTTGGAGAAACCGATTACCAAGGGTATGTTTGGTTAGATGGTGGTTACAAATTCTTAGCTCCTGATGCTGCCGGTGCTTTCCAATGGGGCAATACCGACTGGGGAGACGATGGTACTTCTACAGGAGTTCTTGTTGCCGATGATGAAACCGACTGTACTGCCACTGCAGGCTATTACTTTGTAGAAGCTAACACGGGAGCACTTACCTATGCCACAACTGCAACAGATTGGGGTATCATTGGTGAAGCTACACCTACGGGATGGGATTCAGACACTGATTTGGTCTACAATAGTTCTACTAGAACTTTGGAAATAGATATTGATCTTGAACCTGGTCCATTTAAGTTTAGAGCAAATAATGAATGGACTTTTGAATTAGGATCCTTTAACGACGATGGCTTCCTTCAAGCTGGAGGAGATTTAACCTTCGATGGTCCTGCAGGGAATTACCATGTGGTTTTAGACCTATCTAACCCAAGGGAATACACTTATTCTCTAACCCAAAACTAA
- the galK gene encoding galactokinase — MNTELITAIQDTFKEKFGENYLVVSSPGRINLIGEHTDYNEGFVFPAAIDKGIITTIGKSDSETCSAVAYDLKEQFEFTLDEVEAIPKGNWRNYILGVIGELQKKGIEVPPFNVVFGGDVPNGAGLSSSAALENSIAFGLNELFGLGLTRHEMILVSQKAEHNYVGVRCGIMDQFASMFGEENQALLLDCRTQTATSYPIDFKDYELMLINSNVSHNLVENEYNDRRQVCEHVAQLLDVPFLRDATEEDLLKVKSQLSEADYQKALYVVQENDRVMKFAKAIEDHDVEQLGAFLLEAHKGMQHQFKISCDELDFLVEQAKAHPSVAGARMMGGGFGGCTINIVKKDALEDYAKTVTENYKNTFGIDCSVHFVKLSQGTHLIN; from the coding sequence ATGAATACAGAATTGATTACAGCAATACAGGACACTTTTAAAGAAAAGTTTGGAGAGAATTACTTGGTGGTGAGCTCTCCGGGTAGGATAAATTTAATAGGAGAACACACCGATTATAATGAAGGTTTTGTGTTTCCGGCAGCCATTGATAAGGGGATTATCACAACCATTGGAAAAAGTGATTCGGAAACTTGCTCGGCGGTGGCTTATGATTTAAAGGAGCAGTTTGAGTTTACTTTGGATGAGGTTGAGGCTATTCCAAAAGGGAACTGGAGAAATTACATTTTGGGTGTGATTGGCGAGTTGCAAAAGAAAGGCATTGAAGTGCCTCCTTTCAATGTTGTTTTTGGAGGCGATGTTCCTAATGGGGCAGGTTTGTCCTCTTCCGCAGCCTTGGAAAATAGCATCGCATTTGGATTGAATGAATTGTTTGGATTGGGGCTTACCAGGCACGAAATGATTTTGGTATCCCAAAAGGCAGAGCATAATTATGTAGGCGTACGCTGTGGAATTATGGACCAGTTTGCTAGTATGTTTGGAGAAGAAAATCAAGCCTTGTTGTTGGATTGTAGAACGCAAACCGCAACATCCTATCCAATAGATTTTAAGGATTATGAATTGATGCTTATCAATTCCAACGTGAGCCATAACTTGGTGGAAAATGAGTATAATGATAGACGTCAAGTGTGCGAACACGTAGCCCAATTGCTTGACGTTCCTTTTTTACGTGATGCTACCGAAGAAGATTTGTTGAAAGTCAAATCACAACTTTCCGAAGCCGATTATCAAAAGGCATTGTATGTGGTTCAGGAGAATGACAGGGTGATGAAATTTGCCAAAGCTATCGAAGATCACGATGTGGAGCAGTTGGGAGCCTTCCTTTTGGAAGCCCACAAAGGCATGCAGCACCAATTCAAAATTAGTTGTGACGAATTGGACTTTTTGGTAGAACAGGCCAAAGCGCATCCAAGTGTGGCCGGTGCCCGAATGATGGGAGGCGGTTTTGGGGGCTGTACCATCAATATTGTGAAAAAAGATGCTTTGGAAGACTATGCCAAAACGGTTACCGAAAACTATAAAAATACCTTTGGGATTGACTGCAGTGTACACTTTGTAAAACTGTCTCAAGGAACACATTTAATAAACTAA